Below is a genomic region from Corallococcus silvisoli.
TTCTGCGCCAGCTCCATCACCTTCTTCTGGAGCTCGGTGGCCTTCTGGGTGCGGGTGGCCTCGCTCATCGCGCTGGCCTGCTTGTCCAGGACCTCCTTCTCCTTGCGCAGCGTCTCCTGCTCCTTGTCGATCTCCTTCTGACGGTCCTCCAGCCACTTCTGGAGACGGGCCTTGGCGGCCTTGCCGTCATCCACCTCCAGCAGCACGCGCTGCAGGTCGACGTAGGCCACCTTGAGGTCGGCGGCCGAAGCGGCAACCGGGAGGGCGAGCGACAGGACAGCGGCGGCAACCGCCAGGGTGCTTCGAAGCGACATGGGTTACGGCTCCTCGGAAAAGGTGCTGCAGGCTCCGACGTCCACCCGCCCGGCCTGTTCACTCCCGCCCTCGGGAGGCGGAAGTGGGGCCGGGAGGGCCTTGGGGGCGATGCCTATCAGAAGAAGTTACCGATCGTGAACTCGAACAGGATGGGGTCGTCCGACGGCCGCTTGGTCAGCGGGATGCCCCACTCGAAGCGCAGGGGCCCGATGGGTGAGAACCAGCGGAAGCCGAAGCCCGCCGAGTGGAAGAGGCCCAGGGGCAGCTTGTCCTGGCGGTCCTGGAAGAACTTCTCGTTTGAGCCGAAGGCATTTCCCGCGTCGTAGAAGAGCACGCCGCGGAGGCCGGCCTTCTCGAAGATGGGGAACTCCAACTCGAAGTTGAAGATGAGCTGCTTGTTGCCGCCCACCCGGAACTCGGTGACGTTGGCGTCCGGGTTGTCCGCGCGCGGCACCAGCAGCGTGGGGCTGATGCTGCGCAGGTAGTAGCCGCGGATCGTGTTGATACCGCCCACGTAGTACAGCTCGCTGATGGGCAGCGGCTTGCTGGAGTCCAGCTGCTGCACGTAGCCCAAGGTGGCGTTCGTCTTGAAGACGAAGCCCAGCGGCATGGGGAAGTACATGCGCGAGTAGGCGGTGTACCGGTTGAAGAGGAACGTGCCGCCCAGGAACGAGGGCGCCGTCTCCACCGAGCCGTAGTGGATGAAGCCCTTGGACGGGAAGAGGCGGTTGTTGCGCCGGTCGAAGGACACCGACAGGCGCAGCGCGCTGGTGACGCCGGACTGGAACTGGTTGGCGAGCAGCACCGCGCCAATGCCCTGCCCCGCGGTCACGTTCACGTACTCGCGCGTGTACCCGATGGTGGCCAGCACGTCGTCCACCAACTGGCGGCCCAGGGAGACGGTGCCGCCCGTGGAGTTGCGGATGAAGCCTTCGTAGTCCGCCTGGACGCGGAAGAACTCCGCGGACAGCAGGTAGTTCGTGTCCAGGAAGTACGGATCGTAGAAAGACAGCTGCACCAGGGAGCGCAGGCCCGAGATCTGCGCGGACGCGGACACGCTCTGGCCCCAGCCGAGGAAGTTGTTCTGCGACACCTGGGCCGTGAAGATGAAGTTCTCCACGTTGGAGAAGCCCAGGCCCACCTGGAAGGTGCCGGTGGCCTTCTCCTTCACCTCCACCTGCAACACGATGGCGTTGTCGGAGCTGCCCGGGTGCTGGGTGATTTCGACCGTCTCGAAGAAGCCCAGCGCGGTGACGCGCTCGCGGCTGCGCTTGACGCCGGTGCCGTTGTAGAGCTCGCCCTCGTAGACGCGCAGCTCGCGGCGGATGACCTTGTCGCGCGTCTTCGAGTTGCCGACGATGTCGATGCGCTCGATGTTGACGAGCGGGCCCTTCTGGATGTCGAAGGTCAGGTCCACCGTCCGCGTCTCCGCGTTGACGGAGGTGACGGGGTTGATGTTGGCGTACGCATACCCCTTGTCGAAGTACACGTCGGAGATGGCGGTGATGTCCTCGGAGAGCTGGCCGCGGTTGAAGCGCTCCTTGGCGTGCGACTTCATCAGCTTGAGCAGCTCCTCCGGAGGCCGCTCCAGGTCGCCCGCGAAGTCGATCTTCCCGATGTCGTAGGACTCACCCTCGGTGATGTGCAGGGTGATGTAGATGTCGCGCTTGTCCGCGGACAGCTGCACGGTGGGCTTGTCCACGCGCACGTTGATGAAGCCGCGGTCGTAGTAGGCGATCTGGATGACGGCGAGGTCGCGCTGGAAGGCCTCCTCGCGGTAGGTGCCCTCGCCGGTGAAGAAGGACAGGAAGCCGCCCTCACGGGTGATCATCACCGCCTTGAGGTCATCCGCGGACACCTTCTCCGCGCCCTGAAGGGTGATCTGCTTCACCATCACCTTCGAGTGCTCGTTGATGACGTAGACGACGTTGACCGCGGCGCCCTGCTCCACCGGGTCCAGGCGGTACGTCACCTCCGCGAGGAAGTAGCCCTTCTCGACGTACTTATCCTGGATCTTCTTCTGGGTGGCGCGGACGGCCTCGATGTCGAGGATGGTGCCGGCCTTGAGATCCAGCTGCTCCTTCAGGTCCTCCGCGCTGAGCTCCTCGTTGCCCTGCAGCTGCACGGCGCGGATGGTGGGGCGCTCGGTGACGCGCACCACATAGGCGATGCCGTTGGCCAGCCGCTGGACGAGCAGCTGCACGTCCGAGAAGTAGCCCAGGGCCCAGATGGCGCGGAGGTCCTCCGCGGAGCGGTTGCCGGTGAGCGAGTCCCCGACCTTGGTGCGCAGGGCGCGGCGGATGGCCTCCGCCTCCACGCGGCGGTTGCCCTCGATGCGGACCTCCACCACGCGGTCCGCGGGGGACACGTTCGCGTCCTCGTCGTCCGCGGGCGTGGCGAGCGGGACGTCTCCGCTCGTGGCCGGGCCGCCGTCCGAACCGGTGACGGGGGTGGCGGCAGGGGTGGGCGAAGGGACAACGGCGGGGGAGCCCGCGTCCACATCCAATTGGGCGTGGGCAGGGCCGGGCCAGAGCGCCCACAGGGCGACCGCCAGCAGCGGGAGCAATGACTTGCGCAGAACGGTGAGCCTCAAGTGCAGTCCGGCCAGGAAAAGGCGGGGCAATCTACGGGATGGGGCAAGGGCCCCTCAATCCAAAAGCGAGCGGCCATCAGGCCTCCGACACCTGCCCGCCGGCCAGTCTCAGGCGGCGGGGCATGGAGCGAGCAAGCGTCTCGTTGTGCGTCACGACGACCGCGGTGATGCCCAGGTCCCGGTTGACGTCCCGGAGCAGCTGGTGAATGCCCTCACCCGTCGTGGGGTCCAGGTTGCCGGTGGGCTCGTCCGCGAGCAACACCGCGGGCTTGAGCACCAGCGCGCGCGCCAGGGCCACGCGCTGGGCCTCGCCGCCGGACAGCTCCCCGGGGCGGTGATCCACGCGGCTGCCCAGGCCCACGCGCTCCAGGAGTTCGCGGGCATAGGTGTACGCCCCCCCGCGCTCCTTGCGCTGGATGAGGGCGGGCATGGCCACGTTCTCCAGCGCGGTGAACTCCGGCAGCAGGTAGTGGCTCTGGAAGACGAAGCCGATGGTGCGGTTTCGGAACTCGGCGATCTCCGCGTCGTTCATGGAGAAGACGGACCGCCCGTCGAAGAGGACTTCACCCGCGGCGGGAGCATCCAGCGTGCCCAGCACGTGCAGGAAGGTGCTCTTGCCCGCGCCGGACGCGCCAATCATGGAGACGAGCTCTCCGGACTGGATGTCCAGCGACACGCCGCGCAGCACGTCGATGCGCTTGCCGTGCAGGAAGTAGCTCTTGAAGACGTTGCGAATGGACAACAGCGCCATGGCTACTCCGCCTTCAGACCTTCCACCGGTTCCACGCTGCTCGCCTTGAGGGCCGGGTAGATGGACGCCAGGTAGGTGACGAGCACCGCGATGACCACCGCCAGCGCCGTCTGCACCGGTTCGATGCGCACCGGCAGCGCGGGGATGTAATACACCTCCGGGTCCAGCTTGATGCCCACCTTCTCGATGAAGATGCACCACGCGAGGCCCGAGAGCAGGCCCAGGAAGCCGCCGGCCACGCCAATCTGGAGCCCTTCGGCGAGGAAGATCTTCACGATGCCGCCGTCGGGGACACCGAGCGCCTTGAGGACGGAGATCTCCTTGCGCTTCTCCAGCACCAGCATGATGACCGTGGCGACGATGAGGCCCGCGGCGACGATGATGATGATGGACAGGATGATGCCCATCACCAGCTTCTCCAGGCGCAGCGCGGAGAAGAGGTTCTTGTTCATCTCTCCCCAGTCGCGCGCGCGGTACGGATAGCCGCCCAGCACGCGCACCACCTGGTTGGCGATGCGGCGCGCGTCGTCGATGTCCGCCACCTTCAGTTCGATGCCGGTGGCGCCCTTCACCGCGAAGAAGTCCTGCGCTTCCTTGAGCAGGATGTAGACGAACTTGGAGTCGTACTCGTACATGCCCGAGTAGAAGACGCCCGCCACCCGGAACGCCCGGCTCTTGGGGATGGGGCCCGAGGGGCTCAGCTCCGTGCCGAGCGGCGAGACGACGTTCACCCGGTCCCCGACCACCACGCGCAAGGAAGCGGCCAGCTCCCGGCCGATGATGATGCCCGGGAGCACCGGGGCCTTCGTCGGCCTGGACGCCTTGCCGATGATGGGGTCCTCCTCCTGTGCCCCCTTGCCCTCGCGATCCTCCACGGCGCTGCTGGGGAGGATCGCGGATGGCTTCTCCAGGTGGCCCAGGTCGCCGCCGGGCAGGATGTTCTCAGGCAGGTCCGTCACCGAGCCGACCGACTTCGGGTCGATGCCCTTGATGATGACGCCGTCGACGTTGCCCTCCGACGCGATCATCACCTGGTTGATGATGAAGGGCGTCTGGCCCACCACGCCGGGCACGCGCTTCACCTGCTCCATCACCTTCTCGTAGTCCGGCAGGTCGCCCGCGTACCGGGACACCACCGCGTGCGCGTTGGTGCCGAGGATCTTCTTCTGGAGGTCGGCCTCGAAGCCGCTCATCACGCTGAGCACGATGATGAGCGCCATCACGCCCACGCCCACGCCGCCCACCGACAGCGCGGTCATCATCATGGTGGGGGACTGCTCATGCAGCTTCATCCGGTGCTGCGCGGACGCGGCGGCGAGCGGATCCGCCAGGCCCAGGGACTTGACCCGCGTGCGCTCCACCGCGGACTCCGCCCCGCGGATGATGAAGTAGACGATGAGCGGCGGGATGATTCCGAACATCAGCACCGCGAGCGCGCCCAGGAGCAGCGACGGGCGGAACACCGCCACGTGCCGGCGCGCCACGAAGAGCTCGAAGCCCAGGCGCAGGTCCACCCGGCCGCTGCCCGCCGCGATGAAGCCCGTGTTGATGCCCAGGACCAACGCCAGCACCAGCGCGGCGAAGACGAGCCAGTACGCCAGCTCCGGCCGGCCGATGAGCCCCGCGACGTACGTCACCTCCCGCAGCCGGTAGCCCAGCGCCAGCTGCAGGCTCGGCACGCGCTCCATCAGCGACAGGAGGATGGGCACCGGCAGGCCCAGGTAGAACACGCCGATGGTGGCTTCCGGGAAGGACAGCCGCTGGGCCCGCGAGGCGCCCACGAAGCCCGACGCGAACGCCACGCCCATGCCGATGACGAGCGCGATGGCGAAGGCGATGGTGGGAGGCAGCGACAGGCCCCCGCCCGCCTCCCGCGCCGCGCCGCCCAGGTCGGACGGCACGCCGCTGGAGAGCACCGTCTGGAGCAGCAGCATGGCCAGCTCGGCCAGCAGGATGCCGCCGCCGTAGGCGCCCAGGGTGCTCCAGTAGAAGTCCCGGTAGCGCGCCAGGCGCGGATACAGGGGGGCACCCGCGGCGGGGCTGGGCCCTTCCGGGGAGGCCGGCGCGCGGCGGATGCCCGCGGCCATCAGGCTCCAGCCGGCCAGCCAGACGAGCGTCCCGGCCACCAGCATCCGGGGCCCGGCGACGGCCCCCGCCGGGTTGGCGCCCAGGGCGAGCACCCCGGCTTCGAGGGTATGGACGAGCCCGCCCCACCCCACGAAGGACAACCCCAGGGCGCCGGCCACCTCGGCCCACGCCTCGGATTCGGAGATGGCCACCCCCAGGAGGGCGGCGCCCACGAGAGCCACGAGGGCACCGGCCCAGAGGAAGGGCCAGCGATAGTCTGTCTGCCGTTCGGCGGGGTGCACGAGGCCTCGTGGCTACTTCGACAGCGGCTTGAGGAGGGGGAAGAGAATCACGTCGCGAATGCTGGCCGCGTCCGTGAACAACATGGCGACGCGATCAATCCCGATGCCTTCACCGGCCGTGGGCGGCATGCCCTGTTCCAGCGCGCGGATGTAGTCCTCGTCGTAGTCCATCGTCTCCTCCTGGCCCCGCTGCTTCGCGTCCAGCTGGGCCTGGAAGCGGCCCTTCTGGTCCAGGGGGTCGTTCAGCTCGGAGAAGGCGTTGGCGATCTCCCGGCCCGCGACGAAGAGCTCGAACCGGTCCGTGATTTCCGGGTTCTGGTCGTTGCGGCGGGCGAGCGGGGAGACCGCGGTGGGATATTGGGTGATGAAGGTGGGATGGATGATCGTGTGCTCGACGTGGGCCTCGAAGAGGCCTCCGACCAGCTCGCCGTGATTCATGGCGTCCACGGCGCGGCGCTCCGACTCCGAGTGGACCGTCTTGAGCAGCTCGTGCCGCAGCCGGTCCGGATCCGCCATGTCCTTGTCGGACAGGCCGGGGACGGTCTCGCGGATGGCCTCCACCATGGGGATGCGCTTCCACCCCTTGCCGAAGTCCACGGTGTGCTCGCCGTACTTCACCTTGGAGTCGCCGGTGACGTGGCGGGAGGCCTCGGAGAGCATCTCTTCGGTGAGGTCCATCAGGTCCTCGTACGTGGCGTACGCCTGATAGAACTCCAGCATCGTGAACTCCGGGTTGTGCCGGGTGCTGATGCCCTCGTTGCGGAAGTTGCGGTTGATTTCGTAGACGCGCTCCATGCCGCCCACCACGAGCCGCTTCAGGTAGAGCTCGGGCGCGATGCGCATGAAGAGGTCGATGTCGTACGTGTTGTGGTGCGTGACGAACGGCCGCGCCGCCGCGCCCGTCACCAGCGGGTGCATCATCGGGGTCTCGACCTCGACGAAGTCCCGCCCGTCGAGGAAGCTCCGGATGAACTTCACCAGCTTGCTGCGCTTGAGGAAGACCTGCTTCACGTCCGGGTTGGAGATGAGGTCCAGGTAGCGCTGGCGGTAGCGGATCTCCACGTCCGTCAGGCCGTGCCACTTCTCCGGCATGGGGCGCAGGGACTTGGTGAGCGGCACGAACTTCGTGGCGGACAGGGACAGCTCCCCCGTCTTGCTGCGGAAGACGGGGCCCTGCACCGCGACGAAGTCGCCCAGGTCCACCTGCTTGAAGACCTCATAGAGGTCCCCCAGCGCGTCCTTCTTCACATGCGCCTGGATCTCTCCGGAGCGGTCGCGCAGCTTGATGAAGGCGGCCTTGCCGAACGAGCGCATGGCCACGATGCGGCCGGCGACGTCGTAGACGGGGGCGTCCTTCTCCAGGTCCTCGGTGGAGTGCTGGGCGTGGGTGGCCAGGATCTCCGCCGCCTGGTGCTTGGGGGCGTAGCCGTTGCCATAGGGGTTGAAGCCGGCCTCGCGCCACTTGCCGGCCTTGTCCAACCGCTGCTGGTAGATCTCCTGCTCCTTGGAGCCGAGATCCGCCGCTTCGCCGCTCTTCTCACCTGGGGGGGTCTTGTTTTCGGTCTCGGCCATGACGCGCTCTCGTGAAAGGCGCGGCACGCTAGCCAAGCGGCCCCCGGTACGCAACG
It encodes:
- a CDS encoding OmpH family outer membrane protein; the encoded protein is MSLRSTLAVAAAVLSLALPVAASAADLKVAYVDLQRVLLEVDDGKAAKARLQKWLEDRQKEIDKEQETLRKEKEVLDKQASAMSEATRTQKATELQKKVMELAQKYERSRAEAANKERQEMEPIISRIDQVIASIAERDGLGFVLDKRDSGIVFALAQYDISNEVVRNYNNAKKPAPVAKDAPVKK
- the bamA gene encoding outer membrane protein assembly factor BamA, with the translated sequence MRLTVLRKSLLPLLAVALWALWPGPAHAQLDVDAGSPAVVPSPTPAATPVTGSDGGPATSGDVPLATPADDEDANVSPADRVVEVRIEGNRRVEAEAIRRALRTKVGDSLTGNRSAEDLRAIWALGYFSDVQLLVQRLANGIAYVVRVTERPTIRAVQLQGNEELSAEDLKEQLDLKAGTILDIEAVRATQKKIQDKYVEKGYFLAEVTYRLDPVEQGAAVNVVYVINEHSKVMVKQITLQGAEKVSADDLKAVMITREGGFLSFFTGEGTYREEAFQRDLAVIQIAYYDRGFINVRVDKPTVQLSADKRDIYITLHITEGESYDIGKIDFAGDLERPPEELLKLMKSHAKERFNRGQLSEDITAISDVYFDKGYAYANINPVTSVNAETRTVDLTFDIQKGPLVNIERIDIVGNSKTRDKVIRRELRVYEGELYNGTGVKRSRERVTALGFFETVEITQHPGSSDNAIVLQVEVKEKATGTFQVGLGFSNVENFIFTAQVSQNNFLGWGQSVSASAQISGLRSLVQLSFYDPYFLDTNYLLSAEFFRVQADYEGFIRNSTGGTVSLGRQLVDDVLATIGYTREYVNVTAGQGIGAVLLANQFQSGVTSALRLSVSFDRRNNRLFPSKGFIHYGSVETAPSFLGGTFLFNRYTAYSRMYFPMPLGFVFKTNATLGYVQQLDSSKPLPISELYYVGGINTIRGYYLRSISPTLLVPRADNPDANVTEFRVGGNKQLIFNFELEFPIFEKAGLRGVLFYDAGNAFGSNEKFFQDRQDKLPLGLFHSAGFGFRWFSPIGPLRFEWGIPLTKRPSDDPILFEFTIGNFF
- a CDS encoding ABC transporter ATP-binding protein gives rise to the protein MALLSIRNVFKSYFLHGKRIDVLRGVSLDIQSGELVSMIGASGAGKSTFLHVLGTLDAPAAGEVLFDGRSVFSMNDAEIAEFRNRTIGFVFQSHYLLPEFTALENVAMPALIQRKERGGAYTYARELLERVGLGSRVDHRPGELSGGEAQRVALARALVLKPAVLLADEPTGNLDPTTGEGIHQLLRDVNRDLGITAVVVTHNETLARSMPRRLRLAGGQVSEA
- a CDS encoding ABC transporter permease, which codes for MHPAERQTDYRWPFLWAGALVALVGAALLGVAISESEAWAEVAGALGLSFVGWGGLVHTLEAGVLALGANPAGAVAGPRMLVAGTLVWLAGWSLMAAGIRRAPASPEGPSPAAGAPLYPRLARYRDFYWSTLGAYGGGILLAELAMLLLQTVLSSGVPSDLGGAAREAGGGLSLPPTIAFAIALVIGMGVAFASGFVGASRAQRLSFPEATIGVFYLGLPVPILLSLMERVPSLQLALGYRLREVTYVAGLIGRPELAYWLVFAALVLALVLGINTGFIAAGSGRVDLRLGFELFVARRHVAVFRPSLLLGALAVLMFGIIPPLIVYFIIRGAESAVERTRVKSLGLADPLAAASAQHRMKLHEQSPTMMMTALSVGGVGVGVMALIIVLSVMSGFEADLQKKILGTNAHAVVSRYAGDLPDYEKVMEQVKRVPGVVGQTPFIINQVMIASEGNVDGVIIKGIDPKSVGSVTDLPENILPGGDLGHLEKPSAILPSSAVEDREGKGAQEEDPIIGKASRPTKAPVLPGIIIGRELAASLRVVVGDRVNVVSPLGTELSPSGPIPKSRAFRVAGVFYSGMYEYDSKFVYILLKEAQDFFAVKGATGIELKVADIDDARRIANQVVRVLGGYPYRARDWGEMNKNLFSALRLEKLVMGIILSIIIIVAAGLIVATVIMLVLEKRKEISVLKALGVPDGGIVKIFLAEGLQIGVAGGFLGLLSGLAWCIFIEKVGIKLDPEVYYIPALPVRIEPVQTALAVVIAVLVTYLASIYPALKASSVEPVEGLKAE
- the lysS gene encoding lysine--tRNA ligase, whose protein sequence is MAETENKTPPGEKSGEAADLGSKEQEIYQQRLDKAGKWREAGFNPYGNGYAPKHQAAEILATHAQHSTEDLEKDAPVYDVAGRIVAMRSFGKAAFIKLRDRSGEIQAHVKKDALGDLYEVFKQVDLGDFVAVQGPVFRSKTGELSLSATKFVPLTKSLRPMPEKWHGLTDVEIRYRQRYLDLISNPDVKQVFLKRSKLVKFIRSFLDGRDFVEVETPMMHPLVTGAAARPFVTHHNTYDIDLFMRIAPELYLKRLVVGGMERVYEINRNFRNEGISTRHNPEFTMLEFYQAYATYEDLMDLTEEMLSEASRHVTGDSKVKYGEHTVDFGKGWKRIPMVEAIRETVPGLSDKDMADPDRLRHELLKTVHSESERRAVDAMNHGELVGGLFEAHVEHTIIHPTFITQYPTAVSPLARRNDQNPEITDRFELFVAGREIANAFSELNDPLDQKGRFQAQLDAKQRGQEETMDYDEDYIRALEQGMPPTAGEGIGIDRVAMLFTDAASIRDVILFPLLKPLSK